Proteins encoded by one window of Perca fluviatilis chromosome 13, GENO_Pfluv_1.0, whole genome shotgun sequence:
- the sla1a gene encoding src like adaptor 1a: MGNMIRGASASDKVTTDSSLKGPEDDMVVVLNDYPSSEISEPIFRMGEKLRLISKEAYWWRVRSVQTQKENYIPSSHVAIVYHGWLFEGVERQKAEELLCLPGNRVGSFLVRESTNERGLYSLSVKHMIVKHYRIFRLDNSWYYISPRLTFQCLEDMINHYSDFADGLCCALTSPCLSGMTPQSDATPGAPPVVMRRNFDWKKIDRGQLVSTDSCSDNMVSYGVRNSIAAYLSFSGNQDPAQTRRETRKKKSKSVYAIPQNTLGNIDYEDDF; this comes from the exons ATGGGGAATATGATCCGAGGCGCGAGTGCCAGTGACAAGGTCACCACAGACAGCTCTTTAAAAG GTCCAGAGGACGACATGGTGGTGGTGCTTAACGACTACCCGTCGTCTGAAATCAGCGAGCCCATCTTCAGGATGGGGGAGAAGCTCAGACTCATCTCTAA GGAGGCTTACTGGTGGAGAGTACGCTCTGTCCAAACACAAAAAGAGAACTACATACCCAGCAGCCATGTGGCAATTGTCTACCATGG TTGGCTGTTTGAGGGGGTGGAGAGGCAGAAGGCCGAAGAGCTACTCTGTCTACCTGGGAACAGAGTGGGCTCCTTCCTGGTGCGGGAGAGCACCAACGAGAGAG GTCTGTATTCGCTGTCAGTGAAGCACATGATCGTAAAGCACTATCGTATCTTCAGACTGGACAACAGCTGGTACTACATCTCCCCTCGCCTCACTTTCCAGTGCCTTGAAGATATGATCAACCACTACTCGG actttgcAGATGGCCTATGTTGTGCGTTAACCTCCCCCTGTCTGTCGGGCATGACCCCGCAATCAGATGCAACCCCTGGAGCTCCACCTGTCGTCATGCGACGCAACTTTGACTGGAAGAAAATAGACAG GGGACAGCTGGTCAGCACAGACAGCTGCAGTGACAACATGGTGAGCTATGGAGTCAGGAACAGCATTGCTGCCTACCTGTCCTTTTCTGGGAATCAAGACCCTGCGCAGACAAGAAGAGAAACCAGGAAGAAAAAGAGTAAATCTGTTTATGCTATCCCTCAAAATACCCTTGGAAACATTGACTATGAGGATGACTTCTAG